The genomic region CTCGAGCCGACCGAGGGGACGGGGCGGGTGCTCGGCTTCGACCTCCGCACCGAGCCCGAGCGCATCAAGGCCGCCATCGGCTACATGTCCCAGCGCTTCTCGCTCTACGACGACCTCACCGGCGAGGAGAACCTGACCTTCTACGCCACCGTCTACGGCGTGCCGAGCCGCGAGCGCCGGGACCGCATCCAGCGGATGATCCAGCTCGCCGACCTCGTCGGGCGGGAGGACGTCCTGGCCGGCCGGCTCTCGGGCGGCTACCGGCAGCGGCTCGCCCTGGCCTGCGCCTTCGTCCACGCCCCGCGCCTGGTCTTCCTCGACGAGCCGACGGCCGGGGTCGATCCGGTCTCCCGGCGCACGTTCTGGGAGCTTATCCGCCGCCTCGCCGACAGCGGGGTCACGGTGGTGGTGACGACCCACTACATGGACGAGGCGGAGCACTGCGATCGGCTCGGCTTCATCTATCAGGGGAAGCTGATCGCGCAGGGAAGCCCCGCCACCATCAAGGCCGAGACCTTCCGCAAGCCCGTGTTTCAGGTCGAGACGCCGGATCCCCGCCGGGCCGTGGACCGCCTCGCC from Candidatus Methylomirabilota bacterium harbors:
- a CDS encoding ABC transporter ATP-binding protein, translated to MAERASARAAAAPAVVTEGLTKRFGKFTAVDHIDLLVHAGELYGFLGPNGAGKSTTLRMLCGILEPTEGTGRVLGFDLRTEPERIKAAIGYMSQRFSLYDDLTGEENLTFYATVYGVPSRERRDRIQRMIQLADLVGREDVLAGRLSGGYRQRLALACAFVHAPRLVFLDEPTAGVDPVSRRTFWELIRRLADSGVTVVVTTHYMDEAEHCDRLGFIYQGKLIAQGSPATIKAETFRKPVFQVETPDPRRAVDRLADWPAAEEVVRYGPLVRVVAADADLTPEAVQAELRAAGLEAVVVPVTPTVEDLFISFVDRERKSRLREQLRALSVEIEAQARDGA